A region of Mesorhizobium sp. M3A.F.Ca.ET.080.04.2.1 DNA encodes the following proteins:
- the exbD gene encoding TonB system transport protein ExbD, which produces MAARIRETADDLEESHEINVTPFIDVILVLLIIFMVAAPLATVDVNVDLPGSTASPAPRPETPLFLTLKSDLTLAIGNDSLPRPSFAAALGSKTKGDKQTRIFLRADKTVGYGDLMEVMNLLRAAGYLKIALVGLEAASNAESVSPAGSVRATGSAAPGTGL; this is translated from the coding sequence ATGGCTGCGCGGATTCGTGAAACAGCCGACGATCTCGAGGAAAGCCACGAGATCAATGTCACGCCGTTCATCGACGTCATCCTAGTGCTTTTGATCATCTTCATGGTCGCAGCACCCCTGGCGACGGTCGACGTCAATGTCGACCTGCCGGGCTCGACGGCATCGCCCGCGCCACGGCCCGAGACGCCGCTGTTCCTGACGTTGAAAAGCGACCTGACGCTCGCCATCGGCAATGACAGCCTGCCGCGCCCCAGCTTCGCCGCCGCGCTCGGCTCCAAGACCAAGGGCGACAAGCAGACGCGCATCTTCCTGCGCGCCGACAAGACGGTCGGCTATGGCGACCTGATGGAGGTGATGAACCTCTTGCGCGCCGCCGGCTACCTGAAGATTGCGCTGGTCGGCCTGGAGGCGGCGTCCAATGCCGAGAGCGTTAGCCCGGCAGGCAGTGTCCGGGCCACCGGCAGTGCCGCGCCGGGTACCGGCCTATGA
- the exbB gene encoding tonB-system energizer ExbB — protein sequence MAQAQPATPTQPAAQQPTTTAPAIEQTPAAQAPTVQVPATPSAPAPAEPPAQPAPSAVPAGEASSAVALTLPHDLSPWGMFMAADIVVKAVMVGLGFASLVTWTIWLAKSLEILGGKLRARRAASAIGNAATLMQAGRALGHSAGPGALLVRAAEEERALSAGALDHAPGDGLKERVASRLSRIEAAAARRMSRGTGLLATIGSTAPFVGLFGTVWGIMNAFIGISQAQTTNLAVVAPGIAEALLATAMGLVAAIPAVVIYNVFARSIAGYRQILADASAGVERLVSRDLDFRTVPPASALAAE from the coding sequence ATGGCGCAGGCGCAACCGGCGACGCCCACGCAGCCCGCCGCGCAGCAGCCGACGACAACCGCCCCTGCAATCGAACAGACTCCCGCGGCGCAGGCGCCCACGGTCCAGGTGCCGGCGACGCCCTCTGCCCCTGCCCCGGCCGAGCCACCCGCCCAGCCGGCACCGAGCGCGGTCCCCGCCGGCGAGGCGTCCTCCGCTGTCGCGCTGACGCTGCCGCATGACCTCTCGCCCTGGGGCATGTTCATGGCCGCCGACATCGTCGTGAAGGCGGTGATGGTCGGGCTTGGCTTCGCCTCGCTTGTCACCTGGACGATCTGGCTCGCCAAATCGCTGGAAATTCTCGGCGGCAAGCTGAGAGCCCGCCGCGCGGCCAGTGCGATCGGCAATGCCGCGACGCTTATGCAGGCCGGCCGCGCGCTCGGCCATAGTGCCGGCCCCGGCGCGCTGCTGGTGCGTGCGGCGGAGGAGGAGCGGGCGCTTTCGGCCGGCGCGCTCGACCATGCTCCTGGCGACGGCTTGAAGGAACGTGTTGCCTCCCGGCTCTCGCGCATCGAGGCGGCCGCGGCGCGGCGCATGTCGCGCGGCACCGGTCTGCTCGCCACCATCGGCTCGACGGCGCCCTTCGTCGGGCTGTTCGGCACGGTCTGGGGCATCATGAACGCCTTCATCGGCATCTCGCAGGCGCAGACCACCAATCTTGCGGTGGTGGCGCCCGGCATCGCCGAAGCGCTGCTCGCCACGGCGATGGGGCTGGTCGCGGCAATTCCGGCGGTCGTCATCTACAACGTCTTTGCGCGCTCGATAGCCGGCTACAGGCAGATCCTTGCCGATGCATCGGCGGGCGTCGAGCGGCTGGTCAGCCGCGACCTCGATTTCCGCACCGTGCCGCCGGCAAGCGCCTTGGCGGCGGAGTGA
- a CDS encoding ATP-binding cassette domain-containing protein gives MTDTGAQTAFHVEAVRFAVGERTLLGPVTLELQRSRVYGLIGHNGSGKSTLIKLLARQQPASSGDIRFAERPLAGWGARELARALAYLPQTTPAATGLTVRELAALGRYPWHGALGRFRPQDRSHVEEALALTDMSAFADRLVDELSGGERQRAWLAMLVAQNAGVMLLDEPISALDIAHQVEVLALVRDLSRKRDLCVVVVLHDPNMAARYCDELIALKQGRLLRRGTPNEIMQGDVLKDIFGVDMGVLKHPVTGQPISYVQ, from the coding sequence TTGACCGATACCGGTGCCCAGACAGCCTTCCATGTCGAGGCGGTGCGCTTTGCCGTCGGCGAACGCACGCTGCTCGGGCCGGTCACTCTCGAGCTGCAGCGCTCGCGCGTCTACGGGCTGATCGGCCACAACGGCTCAGGCAAATCGACGCTGATCAAGCTGCTGGCACGCCAGCAGCCGGCAAGCTCCGGCGACATCCGCTTCGCCGAGCGCCCCTTGGCCGGATGGGGCGCGCGCGAGCTGGCGCGGGCGCTCGCCTACCTGCCGCAGACGACGCCGGCGGCAACGGGGCTCACCGTGCGCGAGCTCGCCGCGCTCGGGCGCTACCCATGGCATGGCGCGCTCGGCCGCTTCCGGCCGCAAGACAGAAGCCATGTCGAGGAAGCACTCGCGCTCACCGACATGAGCGCATTCGCCGACCGGCTGGTCGACGAGCTTTCCGGCGGTGAGCGCCAGCGCGCCTGGCTCGCCATGCTGGTGGCGCAGAATGCCGGCGTCATGCTGCTCGACGAGCCGATCTCGGCACTCGACATCGCGCACCAGGTCGAGGTGCTGGCGCTGGTCAGGGATCTCAGCCGCAAGCGCGATCTTTGCGTCGTCGTGGTGCTGCACGACCCCAACATGGCAGCGCGCTATTGCGACGAGCTGATCGCGCTGAAGCAGGGCCGACTGCTCAGGCGCGGGACGCCGAACGAGATCATGCAGGGCGACGTGCTCAAGGACATTTTCGGTGTCGACATGGGCGTGCTCAAGCATCCCGTCACCGGCCAGCCCATCAGTTACGTGCAATGA
- a CDS encoding LLM class flavin-dependent oxidoreductase, which yields MPIEFTHVPGKSADGRFFYNFAETATRLSLIEDAGFRKLVVDDPAGLLNNMDIAAQTLARTGSLEVVLTHWAGVIEPTVAARQLAALHARSDGRLSLRMLNEPLKDSDAEARPVGHSLVWQRTDEYLVLLKRLWSNERPFDHEGAFYSVRGGYVPRKGPHGADVAIRLGGESGTALKVAGRHADIFELAAGSPDEVRHLIQRVRSAAAEHGRAGRLRFALPVRIRPEGWVGAADHQAVDVAGPPARLALALLPYAALGIEEFMVAGIDRPSEIGRIGRETITLLSNSLARRDAEIPQPGAFAGRQPPAVRSPW from the coding sequence ATGCCGATCGAGTTCACGCATGTTCCCGGAAAGTCTGCCGATGGCAGGTTCTTCTACAATTTCGCCGAGACCGCCACCAGGCTATCGCTGATCGAGGATGCCGGTTTCCGCAAGCTGGTCGTCGACGATCCGGCCGGCCTTCTCAACAATATGGATATCGCCGCCCAGACGCTCGCCCGCACCGGCTCGTTGGAGGTGGTGCTGACACATTGGGCCGGCGTGATCGAGCCGACGGTGGCGGCAAGGCAGCTCGCAGCGCTCCACGCCAGGAGCGATGGCCGGCTGTCGCTCCGCATGCTGAACGAGCCGCTCAAGGATAGCGACGCCGAGGCGCGGCCGGTCGGCCACAGCCTGGTCTGGCAGCGCACCGACGAATATCTGGTGCTGCTGAAACGCCTGTGGTCGAACGAAAGGCCGTTCGACCATGAAGGCGCTTTTTACAGCGTGCGCGGCGGCTACGTGCCGCGCAAGGGACCGCATGGCGCTGATGTCGCCATTCGTCTCGGCGGAGAGTCCGGCACAGCGCTGAAAGTCGCCGGCCGCCACGCCGACATCTTCGAGCTCGCCGCCGGATCGCCTGATGAAGTCAGGCACTTGATCCAGCGCGTGCGGAGCGCCGCCGCCGAGCACGGCCGCGCCGGCAGGCTGCGCTTCGCGCTTCCCGTACGCATCCGTCCCGAGGGCTGGGTCGGTGCCGCCGACCACCAAGCGGTCGATGTTGCGGGACCACCGGCACGGCTTGCCCTGGCACTGTTGCCCTATGCTGCACTCGGCATCGAGGAATTCATGGTCGCCGGCATTGACCGGCCGAGCGAGATCGGCCGGATCGGACGCGAGACGATCACCTTGCTCTCCAATTCGCTGGCGCGGCGCGACGCCGAGATACCGCAGCCCGGCGCCTTCGCCGGGCGCCAGCCGCCGGCCGTTCGTTCGCCCTGGTGA
- a CDS encoding SDR family oxidoreductase — protein sequence MGGRLADKVAIISGGATGMGGAASELFAAEGAKVAIVDRNGEAAAATAAAIRARGHVAEHFVADVSDEAQVEAAVKAAADRLGPVTVLFNHAGTIVIKPFLETTLKEWDWLHAVNVRSMFLMTRAVLPGMTAAGGGSIVCTSSISAVAATPNEVLYDTTKGACHMFARAIAVEFRDRNIRCNAVCPGFIRTPHGLREVADLGKLGVDVSDAAMAAQQGRIGEPEEVAKAALFLASDESSFVNGAHLFVDNAFTAI from the coding sequence ATGGGTGGAAGGCTGGCGGACAAGGTCGCCATCATATCGGGCGGCGCGACGGGCATGGGCGGGGCGGCATCCGAGCTGTTTGCCGCCGAAGGCGCCAAGGTTGCGATCGTCGACCGCAACGGTGAGGCGGCAGCCGCGACCGCCGCGGCGATCCGCGCGCGCGGCCATGTGGCGGAGCATTTCGTGGCCGATGTTTCCGACGAGGCGCAGGTGGAAGCGGCGGTGAAGGCGGCGGCCGACAGGCTCGGCCCGGTCACGGTGCTGTTCAATCACGCCGGCACCATCGTGATAAAGCCTTTCCTGGAGACGACCCTGAAGGAGTGGGACTGGCTGCACGCCGTCAATGTGCGCTCGATGTTCCTGATGACGCGTGCCGTGCTGCCCGGCATGACTGCCGCCGGCGGCGGCTCGATCGTCTGCACCTCGTCGATCTCGGCGGTGGCGGCGACGCCGAACGAAGTGCTCTACGACACGACGAAAGGCGCCTGCCACATGTTCGCCCGCGCCATCGCGGTGGAATTCCGCGACCGCAACATCCGCTGCAATGCCGTCTGCCCCGGTTTCATCCGCACGCCGCATGGTCTGCGCGAGGTCGCCGACCTCGGCAAGCTCGGCGTCGACGTTTCCGACGCCGCCATGGCCGCGCAGCAGGGGCGCATCGGCGAGCCGGAGGAGGTGGCCAAGGCCGCGCTGTTCCTGGCCAGCGACGAATCCAGCTTCGTCAACGGCGCGCATCTGTTTGTCGACAACGCGTTCACGGCGATCTGA
- a CDS encoding ABC transporter permease, which produces MSAVFEQIFQVGFLAAIIRIATPLAFATLGEMFSERAGVLNLGIEGIMLLSAMAGFTAASLSGSLWLGVLVAVLVGALMGALHALFTVALGLSQHVCGIGVTLFCSGLAYFLYRLIFGQQSVPPSIKGFQTAPIPLLADVPVLGPALFNQFTLVYLAILAIPLAAFVLYRTPWGLSVRMVGENPRAADSAGVSVIATRFQAVILGGALMGLAGAFLTMAQFNAFTFGVVSGRGWVAIALVVFGRWDPWRSAGAALLFAFVDALQLRMQASGLGHIPYEAFLMLPFIFTIVAMAFMSRNAVAPSALLKPYRREER; this is translated from the coding sequence ATGAGCGCGGTTTTCGAGCAGATCTTTCAGGTCGGCTTCCTCGCGGCCATCATCCGCATCGCCACGCCGCTTGCCTTTGCCACGCTGGGCGAAATGTTTTCCGAGCGCGCCGGCGTGCTCAATCTCGGCATCGAAGGCATCATGCTGCTGTCGGCGATGGCCGGCTTCACCGCCGCCAGCCTCAGCGGCAGTCTGTGGCTGGGCGTGCTGGTGGCTGTCCTCGTCGGCGCGCTGATGGGCGCGCTGCATGCGCTGTTCACGGTGGCGCTGGGCCTCAGCCAACATGTCTGCGGCATCGGCGTGACGCTGTTCTGCTCCGGCCTGGCGTATTTTCTCTACCGGCTGATCTTCGGCCAGCAATCGGTGCCGCCGAGCATCAAGGGCTTCCAGACGGCGCCGATCCCGCTGCTTGCGGACGTTCCGGTCCTGGGTCCGGCGCTGTTCAATCAGTTCACGCTGGTCTACCTGGCCATCCTCGCCATCCCGCTCGCCGCCTTCGTGCTTTATCGCACCCCCTGGGGCTTGTCGGTGCGCATGGTCGGCGAGAACCCGCGTGCCGCCGATTCCGCCGGCGTCAGCGTCATCGCGACGCGTTTCCAGGCGGTGATCCTCGGCGGCGCGCTGATGGGGCTCGCCGGCGCGTTTCTGACGATGGCACAGTTCAACGCCTTCACCTTCGGCGTGGTCTCGGGCCGCGGCTGGGTGGCGATCGCGCTGGTCGTGTTCGGCCGCTGGGATCCGTGGCGCTCGGCTGGTGCGGCGCTGCTTTTCGCCTTCGTCGACGCCCTGCAGCTGCGCATGCAGGCAAGCGGGCTCGGCCATATCCCTTACGAAGCGTTCCTGATGCTGCCCTTCATCTTCACCATCGTCGCCATGGCGTTCATGTCGCGCAATGCGGTAGCGCCATCGGCGCTGCTGAAGCCGTACCGCAGGGAGGAGCGGTAG
- a CDS encoding ABC transporter permease, translated as MFRLEARSATPAWFNLALPLLAIVAALVLCSGLIAIAGAGVIEAYGVMLSASLGDSYAITETLVRAAPMIFTGLAVAIAFRAKFWNIGAEGQLLAGAVASCAVGAIPMPGYLAMLLMVLIGAAAGAAVALVPATLRVKFKVDDVVSSLLLNSVIYYALMALIEGPWKDSFSGYPISPPIEDAANFPVLIEGTRLHLGVIAALIAAPLCWFLIARTTLGFRIRVTGENPEAARYGGINVQRVLLSTALLSGALAGLAGVGEVGGVHFQVMSDISPGYGYSGIVVAMLARLNPLGVVPAAIFLAAVMTGAEAMSRATGVPAFLSEVIQGTALLAMLVALLFTAYRIRRVGASS; from the coding sequence ATGTTTCGCCTCGAAGCCCGCAGCGCGACGCCCGCATGGTTCAACCTTGCATTGCCGCTGCTTGCGATCGTCGCAGCCCTGGTTTTGTGCAGCGGCCTGATCGCGATCGCCGGCGCCGGTGTGATCGAGGCCTATGGCGTGATGCTGTCGGCATCGCTCGGCGACAGCTATGCCATCACCGAGACGCTGGTGCGCGCTGCGCCGATGATCTTCACGGGACTTGCCGTGGCGATCGCCTTCCGCGCCAAATTCTGGAACATCGGCGCAGAGGGCCAGCTGCTGGCCGGCGCGGTTGCGAGCTGCGCCGTCGGCGCGATCCCGATGCCCGGTTACCTCGCCATGCTTTTGATGGTTCTGATAGGCGCGGCGGCCGGCGCCGCCGTGGCGCTGGTGCCGGCGACGCTGCGGGTCAAATTCAAGGTCGACGATGTGGTGAGCTCGCTGCTGCTCAACTCGGTGATCTACTATGCGCTGATGGCGCTGATCGAGGGGCCGTGGAAGGATAGTTTCAGCGGCTATCCCATCTCGCCGCCGATCGAGGATGCGGCCAATTTCCCGGTATTGATCGAGGGTACGCGGCTGCATCTCGGCGTGATCGCGGCGCTGATCGCCGCACCGCTTTGCTGGTTCCTGATCGCGCGCACGACGCTCGGCTTCCGGATCCGCGTCACCGGCGAGAACCCGGAAGCGGCGCGTTATGGCGGCATCAACGTGCAGCGCGTGCTGCTCTCCACCGCGCTGCTCTCCGGTGCGCTGGCCGGGCTTGCCGGCGTCGGCGAGGTCGGCGGCGTACACTTCCAGGTGATGAGCGACATCTCGCCGGGGTATGGCTACTCCGGCATCGTCGTCGCCATGCTGGCCAGGCTCAACCCGCTCGGGGTGGTGCCGGCGGCGATTTTCCTGGCTGCGGTCATGACCGGCGCCGAGGCGATGTCGCGCGCCACCGGCGTGCCGGCCTTCCTCAGCGAGGTCATCCAAGGAACGGCGCTGCTTGCCATGCTGGTGGCGCTGCTCTTCACCGCCTACCGCATCCGCCGCGTCGGAGCATCCTCATGA
- a CDS encoding ABC transporter ATP-binding protein — translation MSAPLIEMRGITKSFGAVKANEAIDLSVAPGEILGLLGENGAGKTTLMNVLFGAYAPDAGEILVGGRPVAIHNSADALAAGIGMVHQHFHLAPRLTVLENLLIGIPGKSGRIDRAGGLARLKEIGHRHGLSLDPNLPVSALSVGEQQRLEIIKALFRGARLLILDEPTAVLAPNEVDGLFAALRSMAAQGLGIIFISHKLNEVRALTHRCVVLRHGKVAGRVDHPASTTSAEMAKLMCGHEIVPPTKQAATPGASVLTLDGISTSAHPGTPLRGVSLFVRAGEILGIAGVSGNGQRALADVISGMLVPNAGTMAIAGKTVTRYAPRELQALGLGRIPEDRMTTGLVTNLPLADSMVLPRVATDAFSRKGLLNPAAIRAFAEAQIKAYDIRCPGPMVRAGALSGGNLQKALLARELAFDPKVLIVSQPTRGLDIGAARFIHDRFLAMRAKGCGIVVISEDLEELLMLSDRVAVMYEGRIAGTLASADATVARLGLMMTGAEGHA, via the coding sequence TTGTCCGCCCCTTTGATCGAAATGCGCGGCATCACCAAGAGCTTCGGCGCCGTCAAGGCGAACGAGGCCATCGATCTCAGCGTCGCGCCCGGCGAGATCCTCGGCCTGCTCGGCGAGAACGGTGCCGGCAAGACGACGCTGATGAACGTGCTGTTCGGCGCCTATGCCCCGGATGCCGGCGAGATCCTGGTCGGGGGCAGGCCGGTCGCCATTCACAATTCGGCGGATGCGCTCGCCGCCGGCATCGGCATGGTGCACCAGCATTTTCATCTGGCGCCACGCCTGACGGTGCTGGAGAATCTGCTGATCGGCATCCCCGGCAAGTCGGGCCGGATAGATCGCGCCGGCGGGCTGGCGCGGCTGAAGGAGATCGGCCATCGGCATGGGCTGAGCCTCGATCCAAACCTGCCGGTCTCGGCGCTGTCGGTCGGCGAGCAGCAGCGGTTGGAAATCATCAAGGCGCTGTTTCGCGGCGCCAGGCTCTTGATCCTCGACGAGCCGACGGCGGTGCTGGCGCCGAACGAGGTCGATGGCCTGTTCGCCGCCCTGCGCTCGATGGCGGCTCAAGGCCTCGGCATCATCTTCATCTCGCACAAGCTCAACGAGGTGCGGGCGCTGACCCATCGCTGCGTGGTGCTCCGCCACGGCAAGGTGGCCGGCCGTGTCGACCATCCGGCAAGCACCACTTCGGCCGAAATGGCGAAACTGATGTGCGGCCACGAGATCGTGCCGCCGACCAAACAGGCGGCGACGCCCGGCGCCTCGGTGTTGACGCTGGACGGCATTTCGACGTCGGCTCATCCAGGCACGCCGCTGCGTGGCGTCTCGCTCTTTGTGCGCGCGGGCGAAATCCTCGGCATCGCCGGCGTTTCCGGCAATGGCCAGCGCGCGCTCGCCGATGTGATCTCCGGCATGTTGGTGCCCAACGCCGGCACGATGGCGATCGCCGGCAAAACAGTCACCCGATACGCGCCGCGCGAGCTGCAGGCGCTGGGTCTCGGCCGCATTCCCGAGGACCGGATGACGACCGGCCTGGTGACCAACCTGCCGCTCGCCGATTCGATGGTGTTGCCGCGCGTCGCCACCGATGCCTTCAGCCGCAAAGGCCTGCTCAATCCCGCCGCGATTCGCGCCTTCGCCGAAGCGCAGATCAAGGCCTATGACATACGCTGCCCCGGGCCGATGGTGCGCGCCGGCGCGCTCTCGGGCGGCAATCTGCAGAAAGCGCTGCTGGCGCGCGAGTTGGCCTTCGATCCCAAGGTGCTGATCGTCTCGCAGCCGACGCGCGGCCTCGACATCGGCGCTGCCCGCTTCATCCACGACAGGTTTCTTGCCATGCGGGCCAAGGGCTGCGGCATTGTCGTCATCAGCGAGGATCTCGAGGAACTGCTGATGCTCTCGGATCGCGTCGCGGTCATGTATGAGGGCCGCATCGCCGGCACGTTGGCCAGCGCGGACGCCACCGTGGCAAGGCTCGGCCTGATGATGACCGGCGCGGAGGGCCACGCCTGA
- a CDS encoding BMP family protein — MKHDDSKMQRAGLSRRNVLEIGALGLAAAMMPAAAFAKDKKLKVAAIFATPIEEPWDNQIHVALQKAEKELGIEYKWSEKVQTADFSRVMREYAQGGYQLVLGDAFAAERESRRTAKQFPKTAWLFGSGAGPAEPNFGVFDNWIHEPAYLSGLIAGKMSKSGTVGAVAAMGIPEVNRLVNAFFAGAKEVNPNVKRKVAFIGSFFDPPKAKEAAVAQIDAGVDVIYAERFGVIEAAVEKKILAISNMSDQSSLGPDTVITGPVWDMYPTVSQAIKLVKAGVFTAQDYGDFSRMSKGGSYLAPYHKFDKTLPAEVKELVEKKKAEILEGNFRVDVDENTPVSD; from the coding sequence ATGAAACACGATGATAGCAAAATGCAGCGCGCCGGCCTGTCGCGGCGCAACGTGCTGGAGATCGGTGCGCTTGGCTTGGCAGCGGCCATGATGCCGGCTGCTGCCTTCGCCAAGGACAAGAAGCTGAAGGTGGCGGCGATCTTCGCCACGCCGATCGAGGAGCCGTGGGACAACCAGATCCACGTCGCCCTGCAGAAGGCCGAGAAGGAGCTGGGCATCGAATACAAATGGTCGGAAAAGGTGCAGACAGCCGACTTCAGCCGCGTCATGCGCGAATATGCGCAGGGCGGCTATCAGCTGGTGCTGGGCGATGCCTTCGCGGCCGAACGCGAATCGCGCCGCACCGCCAAGCAGTTCCCGAAGACGGCCTGGCTGTTCGGTTCCGGCGCCGGTCCGGCCGAACCCAATTTCGGCGTCTTCGACAACTGGATCCACGAGCCGGCCTATCTGTCCGGTCTGATCGCCGGCAAGATGTCGAAGTCGGGCACCGTCGGCGCCGTGGCGGCGATGGGCATTCCGGAAGTGAACCGGCTGGTCAATGCCTTCTTCGCCGGCGCCAAGGAGGTCAACCCGAACGTCAAGAGAAAGGTCGCCTTCATCGGCTCCTTCTTCGATCCGCCGAAGGCCAAGGAAGCGGCCGTGGCGCAGATCGATGCCGGTGTCGACGTCATCTATGCCGAGCGCTTCGGCGTCATCGAGGCGGCGGTGGAGAAGAAGATTCTTGCCATCTCCAACATGTCAGACCAGTCGAGCCTCGGCCCCGACACGGTGATCACCGGTCCGGTCTGGGACATGTATCCGACCGTCTCGCAGGCCATCAAGCTGGTCAAGGCCGGCGTCTTCACCGCGCAGGACTACGGCGACTTCTCGCGCATGAGCAAGGGCGGCTCGTATCTGGCGCCCTACCACAAGTTCGACAAGACGCTGCCGGCCGAGGTCAAGGAACTGGTCGAGAAGAAGAAGGCCGAGATCCTCGAAGGCAATTTCCGCGTCGATGTCGACGAGAACACGCCGGTTTCGGATTGA
- a CDS encoding MFS transporter translates to MAEVAVQRATGRGIWGWMFFDWAAQPFFTVVTTFIFGPYFVSRMASDPTTGQASWGYGIAAAGLVIAVLSPVLGSIADQTGPRKPWIAFFAAIKITSLALLWFAAPGSNLFLVVLLFSLASVAAEFSTVFNDSMMPRLVPKEEIGRISNVAWGLGYLGGMIALIFVVLFLAGNPDTGKTLIGLDPLFGLDPKLGEDARATGPLSAGWYFLFILPMFLFTPDASRGIAMGPAVREGLSELKSTLFEVRRRAGIFRFLVARMIYQDGVNALLALGGTFAAGMFNWSITEIGMFGIILNVVAIFGCWIAARIDTALGSKAVVMIALVMLSVATVGVVSTGPGFTLLGLIQLPSADSGGLFGTAAEKAYILYGLLIGLAFGPVQASSRSYMARSVTAAESGRYFGIYALAGRATSFLAPFMVATITAVSDSARLGMAAIILFLGVGLAILVRTPYPADRPVE, encoded by the coding sequence ATGGCCGAAGTAGCAGTGCAGCGGGCGACAGGGCGCGGCATCTGGGGCTGGATGTTCTTCGACTGGGCGGCACAGCCTTTCTTCACGGTCGTCACCACCTTCATCTTCGGGCCCTATTTCGTGTCGCGCATGGCAAGCGATCCGACCACCGGGCAGGCGTCCTGGGGCTACGGCATCGCCGCAGCCGGACTGGTCATCGCCGTGCTTTCGCCGGTGCTCGGCTCGATCGCCGACCAGACGGGTCCGCGCAAACCCTGGATCGCCTTCTTCGCGGCGATCAAGATCACAAGCCTTGCGCTGCTATGGTTCGCGGCACCGGGTTCGAACCTGTTCCTGGTCGTGCTGCTATTCTCGCTCGCCTCGGTGGCGGCGGAATTCTCCACCGTCTTTAACGATTCGATGATGCCGCGCCTGGTGCCGAAGGAGGAGATCGGCAGGATTTCCAATGTCGCCTGGGGGCTTGGCTATCTCGGCGGCATGATCGCGCTGATCTTTGTCGTGCTGTTCCTGGCCGGCAATCCGGACACCGGCAAGACGCTTATCGGCCTCGACCCGCTGTTCGGGCTCGACCCGAAGCTCGGCGAAGATGCGCGCGCCACCGGACCGCTGTCGGCAGGCTGGTACTTCCTGTTCATCCTGCCGATGTTCTTGTTCACGCCCGACGCCAGCAGGGGCATCGCGATGGGGCCGGCGGTGCGCGAGGGTCTGTCGGAACTCAAATCCACGCTCTTCGAGGTGCGCCGGCGCGCCGGCATCTTCCGCTTCCTCGTCGCCCGCATGATCTACCAGGACGGCGTCAACGCGCTGCTGGCGCTCGGCGGCACCTTCGCCGCCGGCATGTTCAACTGGTCGATTACCGAGATCGGCATGTTCGGCATCATCCTCAACGTCGTGGCCATCTTCGGCTGCTGGATCGCGGCACGGATCGATACCGCGCTCGGCTCCAAGGCAGTGGTGATGATTGCGCTGGTCATGCTGTCGGTCGCAACGGTCGGTGTCGTCTCGACTGGTCCGGGCTTCACGCTGCTGGGCCTGATCCAGCTCCCGAGCGCCGATTCCGGCGGGCTGTTCGGCACCGCGGCCGAGAAGGCCTATATCCTTTATGGCCTGCTGATCGGCCTGGCGTTCGGGCCGGTGCAGGCCTCATCCCGCTCCTACATGGCGCGCAGCGTCACGGCGGCCGAGTCCGGCCGCTACTTCGGCATCTATGCGCTGGCCGGCCGGGCGACGAGTTTCCTCGCGCCCTTCATGGTGGCGACCATCACCGCCGTGAGCGATTCGGCACGGCTCGGCATGGCGGCGATCATCCTGTTCCTCGGCGTCGGCTTGGCGATCCTGGTCAGGACGCCGTACCCGGCGGATCGGCCGGTGGAGTAG